TCGGCGACACGACCTGAAGCCAGCAGCCATGGCGGCGGCGGCGTTATCGAAGAACGTGACATTCTCGCGCCTCGGTCGTCGTGCCGGGCAGCCCGGCCGACAGAAGATGCCCGTCGTCCGCACGGCAAAAACGAAAGTACCGTCGGCTGAATGGTCGCGGGCGACAACCTGCGCCCATCGCCGATTGTCCTGCATATCCCTGGTATTGCTGTCGATCCCGTCAATCATGACTTCTCTGACCATGGCAAACGATCTCCATACGGCGGCAATGCGCAGAAGCACGCAAGAATGCGAGGATAAGCGACGCCATCAGAGTGCCGCTACGCCATTCTTGCGTTCAAATTCGGGAATCCTCGCATTGGCAGGCGCATTACGCGGTTGAACCGGTGCAGCGTCCGTGTTGGGGTGCAGGTCTTGCAAGGAGGAACAGTCATGACGGATCAGGACAACGGCCCACCGGCGGGGGCATCTGGAACGGGCGGCGACGCGGAGGCTTCGGATCAGGAGCAGCGCCGGCTTGCACTTCAATGCCTGGTCAAGGGTTGGGAGGATGCGTTGAACAAGGGCGTGGACCCCCAGACGGTCGCGATCACCGCTCTGTCGACCGGCCTGACGGGACTGGTCGATACGCTCGGTCAGGAAGGCGCGCGCATGGTCGCCGAGAAACTGCCCGAACAGATCGCGGCCGGCTACTTTTCGCCAAAAGAATCCCAGCATTGACGCCCGCACGACAAAATCGGGCATGAAACGGGCACAAAAAATGGGCCGGGACCCGAAAGTCCCGACCCATAAACCCGGCGGTGGGCGTGGGGCGCTAGTGGAAAATCCCCGCCGGGGTCTCGTTGCGTGAAGTACGCAATTCCGCGGTCAGATCATCAAGATCGACCATCATCCGGGCGTCGCGGTGAACCGCATCGATCCCGAACCTGATTTTATCGAAGCCCGTATCAGCAAGTGCGGCATGCAAAGTCGTGCGGACGCGCGATTCCAGAACATGATCGCCGCCACCCGTCCTCACGAACAATATCCATACCGAAGACTGCCCGTGACCCGCCCTCACCGTTTCGACCTGGGCTTCACTGTCGAACTGAGCACGAACCAACGAGGCAACACGTTCTACTGGAAATCCTTCGACACGAACATCGAATAAGCTGCATCGATGACTTGTACCCCGAATCAGCGAAACGGTATGCCGGAAGGCCTGCTCCTGCTGCAAGGACGCCGGCATGGAAGAGTTCCACAAGTCCGAACTGTCAGCCTCGACACCTTTGACCGTAACGCCCATGATCCGAAGCTCCCTTGCGTAGGATGCGGCCAGTGCCGTTTTGCGACACCGAGAACCGACCTGGATACGCTTGGAAAGATAGGGAACTCAGGGGGTCAAGTGGTGTGTCAAAGGTGTGACATGGACTTGTGACCGAACCTATTGATTGTGGTCATACTGAAAGCGCGATCACGACATGGGGGCGCCGCCGTTTTCCGGCTCCTGCTCTTCGACCTCTGCCTCGCGGCGCAAATGGACGAGGATCGAATCCGGATATTCATTGATCGCGCCCGACGCCGCATCAACACCAAGACCGATGATACCGCCGAAGACAGCGTTGCCGATTGTCATTGTCTGAAATTCGCTCGGAAGCGTGCCAGCGCCGTCTTCGAAGCCATCGCGTGAGCAGAACACGTTGATGTTCTGTCGACCCTTGCTGACAGTCACGCTCCCCGGCGTCGGATTGACCACGCCGAGGGTCTCGCCATCCCGATCCAGCCGGCATTCCGCGCCCGTCGGGTCGGTATTGACGGCCACGGACTGCTCTGTCCCTTCCACGATCGTCGAACAGGCAGTGCTCACCGCTGCAACGGCGCACAAAGAGCTGATCTGCAAGTGCTTCATTCTCATCAATCGTTCCTGCTGTTTACTGGTGCCACTGCCGGGTGCAGCCGATCCGGCGGTTTTTATAGCGCCCGCGAACAGCCAGTTTATTCATGATCGCAAAATGGCGCTCAACGGCATTCCATATGGAGCGCGCGACAATGCACAATTACACCCGATCTGGCCATCAATAAACAAATCGCAGAAATTTTTCAACATTACTCCTCATAAAACCGATTATTACTATTGTATGCTATAGTAAATGTTTTGAAACCTAATAGCTTCCCCGAAATTGTTGAGTAGCTGGTGCCATCGTGACTCCAGACGCGCTGTCGAAGCCTGTTCGGAGATCTCCGATGCAGACGCCAGCTACCCGACGGGAACGTCAGATCGCATCCATGGCCTTTGCCAGCAGATCCCGAACCTTTGCAGCGATCGACTTAAGCTCGGCGCTATCGATCGCCTGCATCGATGCGACCGGATCAACGGCGCTGACCTCCACGCCGCCCTCGACCTCACGCAGAATGACGTTGCAGGGTAGCATTGCGCCCACCCGCGGCTCGATGCCGATGGCCTCATACGCCATCCCGGGGTTGCAAGCGCCGAGAATGCGGTACGCCGGCATCTCGATATCCAGCTTCTTTTTCATCGTCGCCTTGACGTCAATTTCGGTCAGCACGCCGAAACCCTGAGCAGCAAGCGCGTCGCGCGTGCGACTCTCGACTGCGTCGATACCAGCGTCCGGAATTATTCGAGTAATTGTATATGTCATTGCCGCCTTCTCCCTTCATTTCCGTCAAACGGAATGTTTCCAGTATTTAGCCCTTCAATTCCGCTAATCCCGCTAATCCCGATTTGCGGCATCCTTCATCACCCGGCGGACCATCTTGCCGAACGCGCGGTTCTTCGTTCTGCGCTCAGCGAGGCTGGCGGAATTGAAGGCGTCTTCGGCCTGGAGCTTGCGCCAGCGCAGCTGCCGTGTGGGGTCGAGACTGCCTTCCTCGATCGCGGCCCGGATCGCGCAGCCTGGCTCGGTTTCGTGCGCGCAATCCCTGAACTGGCATTGGCCCGCAAGCACCTCGATGTCCTCGAAGACATTGGCAATGCCCGATGTGGCGTCGGTCAGCTGCAATTCGCGCATGCCCGGCGTGTCCAACACGAGGCATCCCCCGGGGAGCAGGTGAAGCTCGCGGCGGGTTGTCGTATGGCGGCCCTTGGCGTCGTCCTCGCGGATGGCCTGCGTCGCAATCGCCCGGTTTCCGGCGAGGGCATTGGTCAGAGTCGATTTGCCCACGCCGGAAGAGCCGAGGAAGGCGACCGTACGGCCCGGCTGGCACCAGTCCGCTAGCATATTTTCCGGCGCATCACCGCGCGCGTCGAGGGCGATGACGGCAACCCGATCCGAAACAGTGCGGGCGGCGTCGATATAAGGCTGAGGGTCTGCCACCGTATCGGTCTTGGTCAGGACGATCACCGGCTCGATCTGCGCCTCGAAGGCCAGGGCAACGTATCGCTCCAGTCGGGCGATATTGAAATCCTTATTGCAGGAGGTGACGATGAAGACCGTATCGATATTCGCGGCGATCAGTTGCACCTGCCGGTTCCTACCCGGCGCGCGCCGTTTAACGAGGCTTCGCCGAGACAGGATGCGGCTGGACCGGGGCTGGGCCCGATCCAGCAGTAGCCAGTCCCCCACGGTCGCGTCGGCGCGCTGCGGAATGGTCTCATCGATTCCATCGCCAGCGACATCCAGAACACTGCGATGGACCGCGACAACCCGGACGGGAGGTGTTTCGGCCAAGGCCTCGACGCCGATCTGTTGCGCGAAGAAAGCCCCCCAGCCGAGCGTTTCAAGCGTCGTCAGGGCGCGCCTGGCCGGGCGGGTGGTCCCGCTGCCCGGAAGGAAGCTGGTGTAGTCTCGGACCATGGTCACACCGATATTCGAGAAAGCGGTATCATGCAGCGCTGCCCCGAGCGGACTGCCGCGGCCCGTCTTCGGAATGGGTCAGCTTGAACGACGCCGGTGCGAACGTCTTTGTGACCGGCGCGAAGCCGACGTCGTTCTATACATTGACACTTGTTTGCAGTAAATCACGATGGGTCGATGTAGACAAACGCCATCGCTAACGCCTTGATTTCTCACACTCGGCCGACTGGTTGAGGATCTGCACCTTGACGAAGCCGACGGCGATATCATGCTACGCTCGAAAGGGGCGATCGACGTCGGGGCCGATCACGATCAACGGTGCAACGGTGGATATCAACCGACGGGGCGTGGTTCGACCTCTTGCTCAATGGTCAGACCGGCTTCTGCTTCGGTCTTTGATAACGAGTAGCCCGACCGGGCATTCAACCAGGACCGTGCCGTCCTCCCGAAATATCGTCCGAACCGCAACTCCTCGGTATCGGCGGAAACCTCTCGCCGCCCCCGGATGATATCGTTGATCCGATTGGCCGGAATGTTCAGCCGCCGCGCCAGTTCGGTGCCGCTCAAGCCCAACTGCTCCATGAATTCCTCTTTCAGGATTTCTCCAGGCGGTGTGGTGCCGAGGTCGGCTGGCGCCATAACGGCCAGGACTTCCGCCCGCCGGAATAGGTGGCCGTGAACTGGGCCGAGATCCGAGCGACGCGGAACGACAGGCCTGGCGCGTCTATCGCAAGGCCCTGCGCGATATCACCGACGCCTTCGAGGAGCCCCAAGGCGTCGCCTGGCCGGATCCGCCATCGGCGACTGACGGCTAAACGATATCGTCGAGATCGACGTTCAGGGCCCCGGCGATGGCTTTCAGTACCGAAAGGCTGCCGTCCTTTCGGCCGGTCTCGATCTCCGAGAGATAGGCCGTGCCGATGCCGGCGGCATCGGCCAACGCCCTGGCCGTCATGCCGCGATGCTCCCGCCAGACCCGCACCGGGTTCTCACCCTCGATCAGCCGATCGGCGATCGCGGACGGGACCAGCTCGTCGCGCCCGGCGTCGATGTCGCGCCGGATCTGATCGGCGGCGGCGACGTCGGCCGCATCTGACAGCCTTTCATATTCATCGAGGGACAGAACAACCATGGTTTCACCGCTTGGTGTCGTTATCCGCTGTACCGACATGGCGTCGCTCCTATTCATAAACCCCACCGCGCGCGCCGATCTTCAAGACATCGAGAACAGCTCCCTGATCGTCCATGATGATCCGCCAATCCCCAACGCGCAGTCGGACATAGGGTGATCCCTTCAAAGCGGTCACGTTGCGGGCCTGACTTTCAGGATCAGCCGCATACTGGCCGATCTTGCCACGAACGCGGCGCGCTTCGTCCGCCGGCATCTTTCGCAGCGTCTTGATCGCCGCCTTGCTGTAGGTGACCGCTTTCATTGGCTTATAATAGCTGATGGCGACCATAGAGCCAATCAATATTTCGCTGACAGCGAATTTCACCGCTCGCCAGCGTGTGGGTTTTTTATGCCCAAAGGAGGCTCAATGCCCGACAGCTTTCTTCATGGCGTCGAGGTCGTCGAGATCGACCACGGCCCGCGCCCGGTCCGCACGGTGCGATCCAGCGTCATCGGCGTTGTGCCCCCGGTGCCGATGCCGAGACGTTCCCGATGGATACGCCCGTCCTGGTCGCCGGCAGTCGCCGCGGGGCGGCCCGGCTGGGCGAGACCGGCGCGCTGCCCGACGCGCTTGTTTCCATCTTCGACCAGGTCGGCGCCATGGTGGTCGTCATTCGCGTTGCCGACGGAAGCGACAACAGCGACACCCGCGCCAACGTCATCGGCGGGGTCGGCGCCGACACCGACGCCTATACCGTGCCGTACCCGGCCGAACACATCACGTTCAGGTCGATGATGACCGACGGATATATGGAGGAACTGACAACGAGGAACAGATTGCCGCCGTCGGCAAAGCGGCCGGGGGCCTTGGCGGTGGCCACCTTGCGTGCAGACAACCTACCCGACGATGGCATCGCGCCCTCGCCGGCTGAAATTCGCTACCCCCACCGTTACCCCCTTTGTTACCCCCCACGTACCGACTTCTGATTGCATCGCGTCGGACGGCATTGGAAAACAGGGCCGATTAAGTTGTTGATTTTCGGGGATTTCTGGAAGCTATCGGATGGCATTACACCCGGGGGTGGCGGAGAGTGAGTCCTACCTATGATTGCTATATGTCATTGATTTTTCGCCATTTTCTCCTGCGTCTCGACGCGCCATTGTACACGGTATTGTACACAGTGCGCGGAGATCACCGTGAATCACCATAGACGAATCGCGAGCGCCACCGTATGTCCGCCAACCTGCGGCAGCGCTCGCTACCCGATCACGATACAGCCTGTCCGCCCTGCCTTTCAAGCCAGCCCACTATGTCGTCCAGACGCCAACCGACCGCCCGGCAGCCGAGCGGCTGTTGCCTCGGGAACGTCCCCAGCTTCACGTGCTTGTAGATCGTCGGCCGCTTGAGGCCGGTCATTTCTTCGACCTCGGATATGCGCAGCATCCGCGTCACGGGTCGGCGGGGCTTTTCCGCAAGCCCTTCCCTTTGCAATTCTTCCAGTACCATTATGCCACCTCCTGACAGCCCGTTGCGCTCGCTTCACTGCCCCCTCGCCTGCCGGCCGGATAACACGACTGGCCGAGCTGCTCGGCCAACTGGATCACAGCCCGCAGATGCACGGGGTCGGTGATGGTACTCACAGCCCGCGCCGCCTCCAGATTCGGCAGGGGATTCGGGAAGTCCTCAGCTCCGGGCGATCCCGGTAGCAACGCTGCGGGACGCACGCCCAGAACTTCCGCCAGCCGGACCAGCCGACCTGCAGAGATCCGGTTGGACGCCCGCTCGTATTTCTGGATCTGCTGAAACGTCACACCAACGAGCTCTCCCAACCGTTGTTGCGACACCCCAGCAATGACCCGGTAAACCCGCAACCGCCGCCCGACTTCGACGTCGATCTCGGCGGGTGTGAGGTGTTTATCCGGTGGGCGCCGGTGGGTCGGCGCTTCGATCGTCTGCAACTCCATTCAACTGGCTCCTTGCTCGAGCTCGCGGATATGTTCGATGGGATGATCAAGATCGGCGGTACGCCAGTCCGGCCAGGATCGCATTTCGTTGCGATTCTGTTTGGCAGCCAGCGCCTCGACGATCCGCACCGGATCAGCGCCGGCGCGGCGCGCGCCATCGAAAGCCAACAGGATGACGTCGACCCATTCCTCGACCTGATCGGGTGCGGCCTCGATGTCCGTCAGCTCCTTGCGTATGTGGGCAACAACGCCTTTCGTGCGGGGGCCGGGACCGAAGGTCTTCTCGCTGAAGTCCCGTTGGCGATGCAGGAAGGCGAGCAGGTTGAAGCTCACGGCATCGCTCTCGCCCATGCACGCCATGACCGCATTGAAAAGCGCGTGCGCCTGCGGCCCGTAGGTGGTGACGTTGCCGGGAGGATCGCGCAGAACAACGGCGCTGTCCCCTTCGTAAAGGCCGATCGTCTCAATGACCGGATCGTCGCGCTGGGCCGCGTTCGCCCGTAACCGGTCCAGCTCGGGATTGTCCGGATCAATTGCGGCCGTCAGGAAAGCGCGAACCATGGCGGACGTTCCGGCGCCTTGATCCATTGCCTGATCATAGGCAGCGGCTCCGAAACACGCTGCGACCACGAGGCGAAAGGCAGGATCCTTGTTCCGATCGTCGAACCTGATGCCGGCGTTCCAAACATCCAGCATCGTCTGTGCCGCTTGCTGAACAGAAGGCTTCACATCAGTGGCCAATGCCACGGGGGCGATATCGCTGGACGATTCCTGACTCTGGTTCTCCGCCTCAGTCCTTGCCTCCATCATCGAAAGGACGCGGTGCTCGTGTTCGGCTTGCGCAGCTTCGCGGGCCTGTGCCTGCGTCTCGAAAGGCCCATCAATATAGAGCTCGCCGCCTTTCGCATACGCCAGTTCCCACCATCCCGGCTTGCCGGAAACCTGGAAGAACCGACCGACACCAAAGGCATCGGCGCCGATACTGCCTCCGGTACCGATCGTCCAAACGAGCGGCGATACTGACAGCCGATTGTTCCGATCGTTCAGGATCGCGCGTGCGGCGGCCTGGATAGAGCCGGCACCGTCGCGCAGGCCCTGACGCATCTCTCGGACAATGTGTTGCGAGCACTCCGGCAGACATTCCTGCTGTTCGTAAAAATCAGCAGCGGCGGTACGAGCAGCGCGAATGACATCCTCGGCGCATTGTATGTTTCCGTCGTCGGTCAGTTGGATGCTTCCCATATGTGATGATTCCTTCGGATTGGTCATGATTGCCCCCACCTGTTGCCAAGCTTCCCCCTGACCAGCCGGCCAGTTCCCCGGCCGGATCGCCTCCGGCCGCCGCCCGGGGCTCGTGGCCGGTGGCTGTTGCGCATTGTTTCCGGCGTTGCCGGATAGGGATCGGGATACCCCAGCGGGATCAGGGCCTCGGCGATCTCGCTGTGGCGGACCTGGAACGGTCCGTGCGGGATCCAGGCCGCCGGCTCGAGGCCGTTGGTCCAGACGCGGTTGAGGATCCGGAGAGCCGCATCGGCCGCACCCAGCCGGCCGGCGACCTCGCGCAACAGATCGGCCGATTTGTTGCAATCCGCCCCCCGCATCCGGCGTTCCAGGTCGGCCAGATCCGCAACAAGGGCATCGGTCGGCCGCTGTTCCGGCCCCGGTGGTGTCGGTACCGGCTGCATCAGAAGTCACCGATCGCGGTGACGACGGAATCCTCATCGACGATCAGCTTGCCGCCCCGGCAATAGAGCGCGAAGAGCGTCCGATGATGATCCTTCCAGCCACCCATACGGGCTGATTTTTCCATGTCGACGCCGTCGAGAAAGAGGGCGCGGACTTTGCCGTCATCCGTGACCAGCGCGCGCACCCCGCAGAGGTGCCTTTTGACGTCTTCGCCTTCATCAAGACGCACCCAACGGGACCCGTACTCTGTCTCACTGACGTCGCAGGTGACCGAGCTGCCGAACCGATCGCTCTCGCCCTCCAGCCTTGTCACCATTTCCTCGACGATCTTGCTCAGCTTCACCTCGCTGGCGCCGATGCCCAGGATCTCGTCCAGTTCGACCTTCAGCCGTTCCGTGATCATGGTGTCCATATGCTCGTCCACTTTCGCGCGGACGACGGTCGTGACCATGTGGCTATAGGACGGAATGGTCAGGTCGCCGACCTCGAGCGCGGCCTGAACCTGTTTTTCGATCTGCTTGCCAACATCGCCATAGCTGCGCAGCGCACTCTCGACCGTCCGGTTGATCAGCTTCTCGACATTCGTGGCCACGAGGCCGCGCACGGCATCGTCGCTGGTCTGGCGCTGCACCTCGTCGATGACGATATTGGCGAGTGGCATGTTGGTCTGGACAGCCGGGGCCGATTGCGTCTCATCCATGGGACACATCCTTCTTCTCGGAATTTCGGAGGGGTTTGGATTCCGTCAGCGCCAGTCGGCGTAGCGGATTTCATATCGTCGCCGGGCAATGCGGCGGCGCCGGGTGGCGCGGTTGATCAGGCTGGTAATAAGCAACGTCAGCATGCCCGCACCTCCCGGCCGGTGGGCGCGGGGTTACCGGCGGAAACGGTGCGGCCGTCGACGGCGACCAGTCGGGGGCCGCTCGGCAAGGGGGTAACCTGCCCTGCCCCCGCGATCACGGTCCGGTCTTCTCCGAACACATCGATGACGGCGACGACATTGCCGCTGCTGACCGCCCGGCCGGCGATGCGGCCGACCTGATTGGTTCCAGCTATGCTGACGACGGTTCCGGTGGGCGGCAACGGACGCACGCTCTGCGACCGCGCCACACCGCCGCGCGTGATACCTTCCAATGGCATAGACGGACTCTCCCTCGTTCATGGGTTGCAGAATCGGACAAAGCCATCGGCATTGCCCGCTTCCGTTGCTATACGTAACGCATAGGAAATGGGCCTGCAACACAAAAACGATTGTCGCTATGCGATAAATCGCCTTTCGGTTGTCGTTGTTCTTTTTGTGGAACGAGAA
This Fodinicurvata sp. EGI_FJ10296 DNA region includes the following protein-coding sequences:
- a CDS encoding DUF302 domain-containing protein yields the protein MTYTITRIIPDAGIDAVESRTRDALAAQGFGVLTEIDVKATMKKKLDIEMPAYRILGACNPGMAYEAIGIEPRVGAMLPCNVILREVEGGVEVSAVDPVASMQAIDSAELKSIAAKVRDLLAKAMDAI
- the rsgA gene encoding ribosome small subunit-dependent GTPase A — encoded protein: MVRDYTSFLPGSGTTRPARRALTTLETLGWGAFFAQQIGVEALAETPPVRVVAVHRSVLDVAGDGIDETIPQRADATVGDWLLLDRAQPRSSRILSRRSLVKRRAPGRNRQVQLIAANIDTVFIVTSCNKDFNIARLERYVALAFEAQIEPVIVLTKTDTVADPQPYIDAARTVSDRVAVIALDARGDAPENMLADWCQPGRTVAFLGSSGVGKSTLTNALAGNRAIATQAIREDDAKGRHTTTRRELHLLPGGCLVLDTPGMRELQLTDATSGIANVFEDIEVLAGQCQFRDCAHETEPGCAIRAAIEEGSLDPTRQLRWRKLQAEDAFNSASLAERRTKNRAFGKMVRRVMKDAANRD
- a CDS encoding HigA family addiction module antitoxin; translation: MAPADLGTTPPGEILKEEFMEQLGLSGTELARRLNIPANRINDIIRGRREVSADTEELRFGRYFGRTARSWLNARSGYSLSKTEAEAGLTIEQEVEPRPVG
- a CDS encoding phage tail assembly chaperone; the encoded protein is MGRDPSDAERQAWRVYRKALRDITDAFEEPQGVAWPDPPSATDG
- a CDS encoding helix-turn-helix transcriptional regulator; this encodes MSVQRITTPSGETMVVLSLDEYERLSDAADVAAADQIRRDIDAGRDELVPSAIADRLIEGENPVRVWREHRGMTARALADAAGIGTAYLSEIETGRKDGSLSVLKAIAGALNVDLDDIV
- a CDS encoding type II toxin-antitoxin system RelE/ParE family toxin; translation: MKFAVSEILIGSMVAISYYKPMKAVTYSKAAIKTLRKMPADEARRVRGKIGQYAADPESQARNVTALKGSPYVRLRVGDWRIIMDDQGAVLDVLKIGARGGVYE
- a CDS encoding AlpA family phage regulatory protein, with the translated sequence MVLEELQREGLAEKPRRPVTRMLRISEVEEMTGLKRPTIYKHVKLGTFPRQQPLGCRAVGWRLDDIVGWLERQGGQAVS
- a CDS encoding helix-turn-helix transcriptional regulator yields the protein MELQTIEAPTHRRPPDKHLTPAEIDVEVGRRLRVYRVIAGVSQQRLGELVGVTFQQIQKYERASNRISAGRLVRLAEVLGVRPAALLPGSPGAEDFPNPLPNLEAARAVSTITDPVHLRAVIQLAEQLGQSCYPAGRRGGSEASATGCQEVA
- a CDS encoding dATP/dGTP pyrophosphohydrolase domain-containing protein, which produces MGSIQLTDDGNIQCAEDVIRAARTAAADFYEQQECLPECSQHIVREMRQGLRDGAGSIQAAARAILNDRNNRLSVSPLVWTIGTGGSIGADAFGVGRFFQVSGKPGWWELAYAKGGELYIDGPFETQAQAREAAQAEHEHRVLSMMEARTEAENQSQESSSDIAPVALATDVKPSVQQAAQTMLDVWNAGIRFDDRNKDPAFRLVVAACFGAAAYDQAMDQGAGTSAMVRAFLTAAIDPDNPELDRLRANAAQRDDPVIETIGLYEGDSAVVLRDPPGNVTTYGPQAHALFNAVMACMGESDAVSFNLLAFLHRQRDFSEKTFGPGPRTKGVVAHIRKELTDIEAAPDQVEEWVDVILLAFDGARRAGADPVRIVEALAAKQNRNEMRSWPDWRTADLDHPIEHIRELEQGAS